From a single Leishmania braziliensis MHOM/BR/75/M2904 complete genome, chromosome 28 genomic region:
- the cMDH gene encoding cytosolic malate dehydrogenase → MAAVKVAVTGAAGQIGYALVPLIARGILLGPSTHVELRLLDIEPALQALAGVEAELDDCAFPLLDKVIVTADPRVAFYEVTIAIMCGALPRKAGMERKDLLEINARIFKEHGEAIAAVAASDCRVVVVGNPANTNALILLKSAQGKLNPRHVTAMTRLDHNRALSMLARKAGVPASQVRNVIIWGNHSSTQVPDVDSAMIGTTPARDAIRDTSFDDDFVKGVRGRGTEIIHLRGLSSAMSAAKAAVDHVHDWMLGTPDGVYVSMGVYSNGNPYNVPDDLIFSFPCTCRAGEWFIVAGKLKGDPPQQRLAATIAELEEEKKQIGL, encoded by the coding sequence ATGGCTGCTGTGAAAGTGGCCGTGACAGGTGCAGCAGGCCAGATTGGCTACGCCTTGGTACCGCTGATTGCACGTGGTATCCTCCTCGGCCCCAGCACCCATGTGGAGCTTCGCCTCCTGGATATTGAGCCCGCTCTCCAGGCACTTGCCGGAGTCGAGGCAGAGCTCGACGACTGCGCTTTTCCCCTCCTTGACAAGGTCATTGTTACGGCAGACCCACGCGTTGCTTTCTACGAGGTCACCATTGCCATCATGTGTGGCGCCCTCCCGCGCAAGGCAGGGATGGAGCGCAAGGACCTCCTCGAGATAAACGCCCGCATATTCAAGGAGCATGGCGaggccatcgctgccgtggcggcgtcaGACTGCCGCGTGGTAGTCGTCGGCAATCCGGCTAATACGAACGCTCTTATTCTACTCAAGTCAGCTCAGGGGAAGTTGAATCCCCGTCATGTGACCGCCATGACTCGCCTTGACCACAACCGTGCCTTGTCCATGCTGGCTCGCAAGGCCGGTGTGCCAGCGTCACAGGTGCGCAACGTGATCATTTGGGGTAACCATAGCTCCACCCAGGTCCCCGACGTTGACAGCGCTATGATTGGCACCACCCCGGCCCGCGACGCGATCAGGGACACCTCTTTCGACGATGACTTCGTGAAGGGGGTGCGCGGGCGCGGCACCGAAATCATCCACTTGCGTGGCCTTTCCTCAGCCATGTCCGCCGCCAAGGCCGCCGTGGACCACGTGCATGACTGGATGCTTGGCACACCAGACGGTGTGTACGTGTCGATGGGTGTGTACTCGAATGGCAACCCGTATAACGTGCCAGACGACCTgatcttctcctttccgtGCACGTGCCGCGCCGGCGAGTGGTTTATTGTGGCCGGCAAGCTCAAGGGGGaccctccgcagcagcgcctcgccgccacaatcgcagagctggaggaggagaagaaacaaaTAGGATTGTGA